A section of the Streptococcus oriscaviae genome encodes:
- a CDS encoding conjugal transfer protein, which translates to MIKKIKSKEKKEILPKRFNQKNYNRIFLAGLVVFVLLSFLVIVSNLIRNTRPTEPVRQVLSEKTAENRRLENYLNNFVYYYFNFSEDTAIQTTQIEKLDSFYADSVVSKNQGYTRQPSVLNTYRLLELTDTHATYLVSYTVTSTTREGTEDVVRRLDNAVEFNVPYIVVGDKYYISDLPYFQSVRSNQLEELADDKKMVLEADNVLNSDKYSDLKDFLNLFFVNYVSSQDNLNLIAKDVTVLTATKFKTLDWAYVDESSDTMRVYAQATFETVGNTRSENFSFEIVQKDDGYFIEKLSHGIPFGYNEKEEK; encoded by the coding sequence TTGATTAAAAAGATTAAAAGCAAGGAAAAGAAAGAAATTCTACCGAAGCGTTTTAACCAGAAGAATTACAACAGGATTTTTCTGGCTGGTTTGGTAGTGTTTGTGCTTCTTTCTTTCTTGGTTATTGTTTCAAATTTGATTAGAAACACGAGGCCGACAGAACCTGTTCGACAGGTATTGTCTGAGAAGACAGCAGAAAATCGTCGTCTGGAAAATTACCTAAATAATTTCGTTTATTATTATTTCAATTTTTCGGAAGATACAGCTATACAGACCACTCAGATTGAAAAGCTGGATAGCTTTTATGCGGACAGTGTGGTTTCAAAAAATCAAGGTTATACAAGGCAGCCAAGTGTTTTGAATACTTACAGGCTACTAGAATTAACTGACACTCATGCGACCTATTTGGTTTCGTACACTGTCACCTCAACGACTCGTGAAGGTACAGAAGATGTTGTGCGCAGGCTAGATAATGCGGTGGAATTTAATGTGCCTTATATTGTTGTTGGGGATAAGTATTATATCTCTGATTTGCCTTATTTTCAGTCTGTTAGGTCTAATCAGTTAGAAGAACTAGCAGATGATAAAAAAATGGTGTTAGAGGCTGACAATGTGCTGAATTCGGACAAGTATTCGGACTTGAAAGACTTCTTGAACTTATTTTTTGTGAACTATGTATCTAGTCAGGATAACTTAAATTTGATTGCTAAGGACGTAACGGTTCTAACTGCTACGAAATTTAAGACTCTTGATTGGGCATATGTAGATGAAAGCTCAGACACTATGCGGGTGTATGCACAGGCCACTTTTGAAACGGTCGGCAATACTCGTAGTGAAAACTTTAGCTTTGAAATTGTCCAGAAGGATGATGGATATTTCATTGAAAAATTAAGCCATGGTATTCCGTTTGGCTATAACGAAAAAGAGGAGAAATAG
- a CDS encoding replication initiation factor domain-containing protein: MSIGKFIGGKHLIALRKSTKTSQKQFSELTGIAVDSIRSWEQGRRMLTVEKYREIKSLLGYVSNSQGNLRVMIDYLRITFKHVRDLDFFCRKFLCCRLDEFVSEETKMMMYTHLWRRGDIWIFDFGDKSKTENYQITLQLSGAGCRQMELIFEREGLTWSDFLQKLYFERDDMKVTRLDVAMDEMYRGFENESEHFLLSDMIARVYQGQVVFDKLKTWNHIGGGQLLFHKVNEMDLTDDGGQGISLYFGSRQSNLYFNFYEKRYEIARKEKMTLSESLEVFGIWNRYELRFSQEKAHKAVEEYVCGIDLAEIAKGIINKEIQVYDGTNPYGAFLPDKKWQSLFGGVEPLKLSVSPEAYSIERTVKWLMFQVADSLALIDEADKIMNTQYLEMILESGEISERGQKILDLLGSGTRKDIEEYLRE, translated from the coding sequence TTGTCTATAGGAAAATTTATCGGTGGGAAGCACTTAATAGCGTTGAGAAAATCAACAAAAACTAGCCAGAAGCAGTTTTCAGAACTGACAGGGATAGCTGTTGATTCTATCCGGTCGTGGGAACAAGGCAGACGGATGTTAACGGTTGAAAAGTATAGAGAGATTAAGTCGCTTTTGGGGTATGTTTCTAATAGTCAAGGAAATTTACGAGTGATGATTGACTATTTACGTATTACATTTAAACATGTAAGGGATTTGGATTTCTTTTGTCGTAAATTTCTTTGTTGTAGACTAGATGAGTTTGTGTCTGAGGAAACAAAGATGATGATGTATACGCACTTATGGCGCAGAGGTGACATTTGGATTTTTGATTTTGGTGATAAGTCAAAAACAGAAAACTATCAAATTACCTTGCAGCTCTCAGGAGCTGGCTGCCGTCAAATGGAATTGATATTTGAAAGAGAGGGTCTTACTTGGTCTGATTTTTTACAAAAGCTTTATTTCGAACGTGATGATATGAAAGTGACTCGATTAGATGTGGCTATGGATGAAATGTATAGAGGATTTGAAAATGAATCTGAGCATTTCCTGTTGTCGGACATGATAGCAAGGGTCTATCAAGGGCAGGTCGTGTTTGATAAATTGAAAACTTGGAATCACATTGGCGGTGGACAGTTATTATTTCATAAAGTCAATGAAATGGATTTGACAGATGATGGCGGCCAAGGTATTTCGCTTTATTTTGGTTCTCGTCAATCAAATTTGTATTTCAACTTTTATGAGAAACGCTATGAGATTGCTAGAAAGGAGAAAATGACTCTTAGTGAGTCTTTGGAAGTTTTCGGGATTTGGAACAGGTATGAGTTGAGATTTTCTCAGGAGAAGGCGCATAAGGCTGTTGAGGAGTATGTCTGTGGTATTGACCTTGCAGAAATTGCTAAGGGAATTATTAACAAGGAAATACAAGTTTATGACGGTACGAATCCTTATGGCGCATTTCTTCCGGATAAGAAATGGCAAAGCCTTTTTGGTGGCGTTGAGCCTTTGAAATTATCTGTTAGTCCTGAAGCTTATTCGATTGAGCGCACGGTCAAGTGGCTGATGTTTCAAGTTGCGGATTCTTTGGCCTTGATTGATGAGGCGGATAAGATAATGAATACTCAATATCTTGAAATGATATTAGAGTCCGGGGAAATCAGTGAACGAGGTCAAAAAATTCTGGATTTATTGGGTTCAGGCACTAGGAAAGATATTGAGGAATACCTGAGGGAATGA
- a CDS encoding TcpE family conjugal transfer membrane protein, whose amino-acid sequence MKDKKLFSYKEALEQPHWIRSIAKIYTFSSAVKFSRFVYFTILALVFFLLIRMMRFIPLNYNIMLTVFSSWVVAGILEDLKVDGRPFAFYFKDYLVYYFTYGRKERQIYINKGKVYQRHDLEGEDN is encoded by the coding sequence ATGAAAGACAAGAAACTATTTTCCTACAAAGAGGCATTAGAGCAGCCTCATTGGATTAGATCCATAGCCAAAATTTATACTTTTAGCTCTGCGGTAAAGTTCTCAAGGTTCGTCTACTTCACTATCTTAGCGCTTGTATTCTTTCTCTTAATTAGGATGATGCGCTTTATACCCTTGAATTATAACATCATGCTGACTGTTTTTTCATCTTGGGTAGTAGCAGGTATTCTTGAGGATTTGAAAGTAGATGGCAGACCATTTGCCTTTTATTTCAAAGATTATTTGGTCTATTACTTCACTTATGGACGAAAAGAGCGGCAGATTTATATCAACAAGGGTAAGGTTTATCAAAGGCATGACTTGGAAGGAGAAGATAATTGA
- a CDS encoding ATP-binding protein: protein MRVTKLEESNVWAFHENLVLMRDGSVFGIYRIPSMVANTMSSEGKEKTKAIVSAVVGDLIPYVDFEINDVPMPRDIIDIMEKLSERLDDDEVYIDLANTIFNKMIQSIYETNGQPFEYYHYLTVPLKSLHISVDMKEVMRQGYRHVKDVVLQGLGLQEDISSDWHKKYHEQRLVLEKHLTLLNAVRIPVEESILLNRIQYLRGMHYDKDYEILSVKSSVQNLDDVNISFENVSVLKLSSVDEESYVGFYPVDQLPTNVSYLHLMEEIHKLNFSVESKIKAKFPSTKGYFSLMGQTKRAQDKIKNAVIDNEKEGDGVKTKQVVDHHLLEDIEERISAGEKMISYMHVLILTADSLEELKARRNILRGTLSSIGVGVLEANADQVYLFYKTMLGKTLEFSDRNFIQKISIEGFAENLFFVSQKVGTDVGFYLGKVDNQIESWFGDYRAALASSVNLVFSDVLEANKQDVHGKVTNNPHIAVTGDTGSGKSFLLKLLFVYHSLLRTKSLYIDPKDEIKGQFLKVADELEVAGLYPELVRYIRSFNFVSLDVKNKENKGMLDPIVFLDRAEGKSLATTMVKTIKPAMSDKQEKGFLEALNQVYSDKEAGLERGMLHVFELMAKSEIEEVCDLGELLFTKSTDSVLNVAFSRGENKGIDTTSKITVVGIKNLELPLESSKLEITDSERDGLVILYAIGYFCKKFGSDDHSEETLMIMDEVWLYKSTSAGQKILNDIKRLGRSQNNFLLVGTQSVADIETGGDETGFGTVFAFYEEKNPDRVLDFIKVPITQETQMWLQNMTMAQCIYYDTYGRKERMTVDGTIFPEMARLFDTVKVKSKDEKNSWEALE, encoded by the coding sequence TTGAGAGTAACAAAATTAGAAGAAAGTAACGTTTGGGCTTTTCATGAGAACTTGGTATTGATGCGGGATGGTTCTGTATTTGGCATATACAGGATTCCTTCTATGGTGGCCAATACTATGTCTTCAGAAGGCAAGGAAAAAACCAAAGCTATTGTTTCTGCGGTGGTGGGCGATTTAATTCCCTATGTGGATTTTGAAATCAATGACGTGCCTATGCCAAGGGATATTATTGACATTATGGAAAAATTATCTGAGCGCTTAGATGATGATGAGGTCTATATTGACCTTGCGAACACTATCTTTAATAAGATGATTCAATCCATTTATGAAACAAACGGTCAGCCGTTTGAGTATTATCATTATTTGACAGTGCCTCTAAAATCTCTACATATTTCTGTTGATATGAAAGAAGTCATGAGGCAGGGCTACCGTCATGTAAAAGATGTGGTTCTTCAAGGCTTGGGCTTACAAGAAGATATTTCGTCCGATTGGCACAAGAAATACCATGAGCAGCGGCTGGTTCTGGAAAAACACTTAACCTTGCTAAATGCGGTTCGTATTCCTGTGGAAGAGTCTATCTTACTGAACCGTATTCAGTACCTTCGTGGTATGCACTATGATAAGGACTATGAGATTCTGAGTGTTAAAAGTTCTGTCCAGAATTTGGATGATGTCAATATCAGTTTTGAGAATGTCAGTGTCTTGAAGCTGTCTAGTGTAGACGAGGAGTCCTATGTTGGTTTCTATCCGGTTGACCAGTTGCCAACCAATGTGTCGTACCTGCATTTGATGGAAGAAATTCACAAGTTAAATTTCTCTGTTGAAAGCAAGATTAAAGCTAAGTTTCCTAGTACAAAGGGCTATTTTTCGCTAATGGGTCAAACCAAGCGAGCGCAGGATAAGATTAAAAATGCAGTGATAGACAACGAAAAAGAAGGTGATGGAGTCAAAACGAAGCAAGTTGTGGATCATCATCTGTTAGAAGATATTGAAGAACGTATTTCTGCAGGTGAAAAAATGATTTCTTATATGCATGTTTTGATTCTAACAGCGGACAGTCTGGAAGAATTAAAAGCTAGAAGAAATATCCTTCGAGGCACTCTGTCCTCTATTGGGGTTGGTGTGTTGGAAGCAAATGCAGATCAAGTATACCTCTTTTATAAGACCATGCTTGGTAAGACGTTAGAATTTTCGGATAGGAACTTCATCCAAAAAATTTCAATTGAAGGTTTTGCGGAAAACCTCTTTTTTGTTAGTCAAAAAGTTGGAACGGATGTCGGTTTCTATCTTGGCAAGGTTGATAATCAAATTGAGTCTTGGTTTGGAGATTATCGGGCTGCTCTTGCTTCGTCTGTTAATTTGGTTTTTTCTGATGTTTTGGAAGCTAATAAGCAGGATGTGCATGGAAAGGTGACAAACAATCCTCATATTGCCGTAACGGGTGATACAGGCTCTGGAAAGTCGTTCTTGCTTAAGTTGCTTTTTGTGTATCACAGTCTACTAAGAACCAAATCTCTGTATATTGACCCTAAAGATGAAATCAAAGGTCAATTCTTAAAAGTTGCGGATGAGCTGGAAGTGGCAGGCCTCTATCCGGAATTGGTTCGCTACATACGTTCTTTTAATTTTGTTTCTCTGGATGTTAAAAACAAAGAGAACAAGGGCATGCTTGATCCGATTGTATTCTTGGATCGTGCAGAAGGGAAATCCTTGGCAACAACAATGGTTAAGACGATTAAACCGGCTATGTCTGATAAGCAAGAAAAAGGTTTCCTTGAGGCTTTGAACCAAGTGTATTCTGATAAAGAAGCAGGTCTTGAACGAGGTATGCTGCATGTCTTTGAACTGATGGCTAAGTCAGAAATTGAGGAAGTGTGTGATTTAGGAGAGCTGTTGTTTACTAAGTCCACCGATTCGGTTTTAAACGTTGCGTTTTCGAGAGGAGAAAACAAAGGTATTGATACCACTTCTAAAATTACAGTTGTGGGTATCAAAAATTTGGAACTGCCTCTGGAGTCTTCAAAATTGGAAATCACTGACTCAGAGCGTGACGGTCTGGTAATCTTATATGCAATTGGCTATTTCTGTAAGAAGTTTGGCTCTGATGACCATTCAGAAGAAACGCTTATGATTATGGATGAGGTGTGGCTGTATAAGTCTACTTCTGCCGGTCAAAAAATCCTAAATGATATTAAGCGTTTGGGTAGGTCGCAGAACAATTTCTTATTAGTGGGTACTCAGTCAGTGGCAGACATTGAAACAGGTGGAGATGAAACAGGTTTCGGTACGGTATTTGCCTTTTACGAAGAAAAAAATCCGGATAGGGTTTTGGACTTCATCAAAGTGCCGATAACTCAAGAAACTCAGATGTGGCTACAGAACATGACAATGGCCCAATGTATCTACTATGACACTTACGGTCGAAAAGAGCGGATGACAGTAGATGGTACTATCTTCCCAGAAATGGCTCGATTGTTTGATACTGTCAAGGTCAAGTCCAAGGACGAGAAGAACAGTTGGGAGGCGCTGGAATGA